A stretch of the Mustela nigripes isolate SB6536 chromosome X, MUSNIG.SB6536, whole genome shotgun sequence genome encodes the following:
- the TSPYL2 gene encoding testis-specific Y-encoded-like protein 2 isoform X1, whose translation MDRQDEGPPAKARRLSSSEPSQHDQLPPPPPPPPLLRLPLPPPEQRPRLREETEAAQVLADMRGVGLGPDLPPPPPYVILEEGGIRAYFTLGAGSPGWEPAMESGYGGAPPPTESLEIFSPSEASGGSVEIDFQVMEPSSFAGEKALETCSAGEWGYQELAGPRGKEEAIIIVEDDDEDEKESVRKRRRRRKRKQRKVKKDSKERNAERIECILQALENIQLDLEAVNIKAGKAFLRLKRKFIQMRRPFLERRDLIIQHIPGFWVKAFLNHPKISILINRRDEDIFRYLTNLQVQDLRHISMGYKMKLYFQTNPYFTNMVIVKEFQRNRSGRLVSHSTPIRWHRGQEPQARRHKNQDTNHSFFSWFSNHSLPEADRIAEIIKNDLWVNPLRYYMMGEGGYRANKKKQEKEERLLHSKNRDKCEVVILEDSDDYHLMEDIISETSDSDGITDNETIHDIKISDFMETTDCFETTDNEITDISECLCDSESPDHNESPDSETTDNESPDDSETTDNNESSDDETTDNNESADDNNENPDDNNENPDDNSENPEDNTDDNEENPDDNEENTDDNNENPDGDENPDGGDENPKGGNHGSSGNNQDSSDSDNEGDNEGSDDEDNDGNEGDNEGSDDDGNEGDNEGSDDDDRDIEDYKNDTDDPDKDQDNSNNQDDYEDEVENISEEDSSVEEEEEGSEEDSEQEGEESDNEEGSDNKEGSDEEEGLDEEEGIEDSEGGEDSDDSDMEEVLQVQNAWANPGKRGKTG comes from the exons ATGGACCGCCAAGATGAGGGGCCTCCGGCCAAGGCCCGCCGCCTGAGTAGCTCAGAGCCCTCTCAGCACGAccagctgccgccgccgccgccgccgccgccgctcctgCGACTGCCCCTACCTCCACCCGAGCAGCGGCCGAGGCTCCGGGAGGAAACCGAGGCAGCACAGGTGCTGGCTGACATGAGGGGGGTGGGACTGGGCCCAGAtctgcccccgccgccgccctATGTCATTCTGGAGGAGGGGGGAATCCGTGCGTACTTCACCCTGGGTGCTGGGAGTCCCGGCTGGGAGCCCGCGATGGAGTCGGGGTACGGGGGGGCGCCCCCTCCTACGGAGAGCCTAGAAATATTCTCTCCTTCGGAGGCTTCTGGGGGAAGTGTGGAAATTGACTTTCAGGTTATGGAGCCCAGCAGTTTTGCTGGAGAGAAGGCCCTAGAAACCTGTAGCGCAGGGGAGTGGGGGTACCAGGAGTTAGCCGGTCcgagggggaaggaagaagctATCATCATCGTGGAAGATGACGACGAGGATGAAAAGGAGAgtgtgaggaagaggaggaggaggaggaagaggaagcagaggaaggtgAAGAAGGATAGCAAGGAGAGGAATGCCGAGAGGATAGAGTGCATCCTGCAGGCACTGGAAAACATTCAACTGGACCTGGAGGCGGTGAACATCAAGGCAGGCAAGGCCTTCCTCCGTCTGAAACGCAAGTTCATTCAGATGCGAAGACCCTTCCTGGAGCGCAGAGACCTCATCATCCAGCATATTCCAGGCTTCTGGGTCAAAGCA TTCCTCAACCACCCCAAAATTTCAATCTTGATCAACCGACGTGATGAAGACATCTTCCGCTACTTGACCAATCTGCAG GTACAGGATCTCAGACACATCTCCATGGGCTACAAGATGAAGCTGTACTTCCAGACAAACCCCTACTTCACAAACATGGTGATTGTCAAGGAGTTTCAGCGCAACCGCTCTG GCCGGCTGGTGTCTCACTCCACTCCAATCCGCTGGCACCGGGGCCAGGAACCCCAGGCCCGCAGGCACAAGAACCAGGACACCAACCACAGCTTCTTCAGCTGGTTCTCAAACCACAGCCTCCCAGAGGCTGATAGGATTGCTGAG ATTATCAAAAATGACctgtgggttaaccctctgcgcTACTACATGATGGGAGAAGGGGGCTACAGagcaaacaaaaagaagcaagaaaaggaagaaag GCTTCTCCACAGTAAAAACAGGGACAAGTGTGAGGTTGTGATCCTGGAAGACTCTGATGACTATCATCTAATGGAAGACATTATCAGTGAGACCTCAGACAGTGATGGTATCACTGACAATGAGACCATTCATGACATCAAGATCTCTGACTTCATGGAGACCACCGACTGCTTTGAGACCACTGACAATGAGATAACTGACATTAGCGAGTGCCTCTGTGACAGTGAGAGCCCTGACCACAATGAGAGCCCTGACAGTGAGACCACCGACAACGAGAGCCCTGATGACAGCGAGACCACTGATAATAATGAGAGCTCTGATGACGAGACCACTGACAACAATGAGAGTGCCGATGACAACAATGAGAATCCAGACGACAACAACGAGAACCCTGATGACAACAGTGAGAACCCTGAAGACAACACTGATGACAATGAAGAGAACCCTGATGACAATGAAGAGAATACTGATGACAACAATGAGAACCCTGATGGTGATGAGAACCCGGATGGTGGTGATGAGAACCCCAAAGGTGGCAACCATGGCAGCAGTGGCAACAACCAGGATAGCAGCGATAGTGACAACGAAGGAGACAATGAAGGCAGTGATGATGAAGATAATGACGGCAACGAAGGCGACAATGAAGGCAGTGATGATGATGGCAATGAAGGTGACAATGAAGGCAGCGATGATGATGACAGAGACATCGAAGATTACAAGAATGACACTGATGACCCTGACAAGGATCAAGATAACAGCAACAATCAGGATGACTATGAGGATGAGGTAGAGAACATCTCTGAAGAAGACTCCtcagtggaggaggaagaagaaggcagtGAGGAAG acAGTGAACAAGAAGGCGAGGAGAGTGATAACGAGGAGGGAAGTGATAACAAGGAGGGAAGCGATGAGGAGGAAGGGCTCGATGAGGAGGAAGGGATTGAAGACTCAGAAGGAGGGGAAGACTCTGATGACTCTGACATGGAGGAGGTGCTTCAGGTCCAAAATGCTTGGGCCAACCCAGGGAAGAGGGGCAAAACTGGATAA
- the TSPYL2 gene encoding testis-specific Y-encoded-like protein 2 isoform X2, protein MDRQDEGPPAKARRLSSSEPSQHDQLPPPPPPPPLLRLPLPPPEQRPRLREETEAAQVLADMRGVGLGPDLPPPPPYVILEEGGIRAYFTLGAGSPGWEPAMESGYGGAPPPTESLEIFSPSEASGGSVEIDFQVMEPSSFAGEKALETCSAGEWGYQELAGPRGKEEAIIIVEDDDEDEKESVRKRRRRRKRKQRKVKKDSKERNAERIECILQALENIQLDLEAVNIKAGKAFLRLKRKFIQMRRPFLERRDLIIQHIPGFWVKAFLNHPKISILINRRDEDIFRYLTNLQVQDLRHISMGYKMKLYFQTNPYFTNMVIVKEFQRNRSGRLVSHSTPIRWHRGQEPQARRHKNQDTNHSFFSWFSNHSLPEADRIAEIIKNDLWVNPLRYYMMGEGGYRANKKKQEKEESKNRDKCEVVILEDSDDYHLMEDIISETSDSDGITDNETIHDIKISDFMETTDCFETTDNEITDISECLCDSESPDHNESPDSETTDNESPDDSETTDNNESSDDETTDNNESADDNNENPDDNNENPDDNSENPEDNTDDNEENPDDNEENTDDNNENPDGDENPDGGDENPKGGNHGSSGNNQDSSDSDNEGDNEGSDDEDNDGNEGDNEGSDDDGNEGDNEGSDDDDRDIEDYKNDTDDPDKDQDNSNNQDDYEDEVENISEEDSSVEEEEEGSEEDSEQEGEESDNEEGSDNKEGSDEEEGLDEEEGIEDSEGGEDSDDSDMEEVLQVQNAWANPGKRGKTG, encoded by the exons ATGGACCGCCAAGATGAGGGGCCTCCGGCCAAGGCCCGCCGCCTGAGTAGCTCAGAGCCCTCTCAGCACGAccagctgccgccgccgccgccgccgccgccgctcctgCGACTGCCCCTACCTCCACCCGAGCAGCGGCCGAGGCTCCGGGAGGAAACCGAGGCAGCACAGGTGCTGGCTGACATGAGGGGGGTGGGACTGGGCCCAGAtctgcccccgccgccgccctATGTCATTCTGGAGGAGGGGGGAATCCGTGCGTACTTCACCCTGGGTGCTGGGAGTCCCGGCTGGGAGCCCGCGATGGAGTCGGGGTACGGGGGGGCGCCCCCTCCTACGGAGAGCCTAGAAATATTCTCTCCTTCGGAGGCTTCTGGGGGAAGTGTGGAAATTGACTTTCAGGTTATGGAGCCCAGCAGTTTTGCTGGAGAGAAGGCCCTAGAAACCTGTAGCGCAGGGGAGTGGGGGTACCAGGAGTTAGCCGGTCcgagggggaaggaagaagctATCATCATCGTGGAAGATGACGACGAGGATGAAAAGGAGAgtgtgaggaagaggaggaggaggaggaagaggaagcagaggaaggtgAAGAAGGATAGCAAGGAGAGGAATGCCGAGAGGATAGAGTGCATCCTGCAGGCACTGGAAAACATTCAACTGGACCTGGAGGCGGTGAACATCAAGGCAGGCAAGGCCTTCCTCCGTCTGAAACGCAAGTTCATTCAGATGCGAAGACCCTTCCTGGAGCGCAGAGACCTCATCATCCAGCATATTCCAGGCTTCTGGGTCAAAGCA TTCCTCAACCACCCCAAAATTTCAATCTTGATCAACCGACGTGATGAAGACATCTTCCGCTACTTGACCAATCTGCAG GTACAGGATCTCAGACACATCTCCATGGGCTACAAGATGAAGCTGTACTTCCAGACAAACCCCTACTTCACAAACATGGTGATTGTCAAGGAGTTTCAGCGCAACCGCTCTG GCCGGCTGGTGTCTCACTCCACTCCAATCCGCTGGCACCGGGGCCAGGAACCCCAGGCCCGCAGGCACAAGAACCAGGACACCAACCACAGCTTCTTCAGCTGGTTCTCAAACCACAGCCTCCCAGAGGCTGATAGGATTGCTGAG ATTATCAAAAATGACctgtgggttaaccctctgcgcTACTACATGATGGGAGAAGGGGGCTACAGagcaaacaaaaagaagcaagaaaaggaagaaag TAAAAACAGGGACAAGTGTGAGGTTGTGATCCTGGAAGACTCTGATGACTATCATCTAATGGAAGACATTATCAGTGAGACCTCAGACAGTGATGGTATCACTGACAATGAGACCATTCATGACATCAAGATCTCTGACTTCATGGAGACCACCGACTGCTTTGAGACCACTGACAATGAGATAACTGACATTAGCGAGTGCCTCTGTGACAGTGAGAGCCCTGACCACAATGAGAGCCCTGACAGTGAGACCACCGACAACGAGAGCCCTGATGACAGCGAGACCACTGATAATAATGAGAGCTCTGATGACGAGACCACTGACAACAATGAGAGTGCCGATGACAACAATGAGAATCCAGACGACAACAACGAGAACCCTGATGACAACAGTGAGAACCCTGAAGACAACACTGATGACAATGAAGAGAACCCTGATGACAATGAAGAGAATACTGATGACAACAATGAGAACCCTGATGGTGATGAGAACCCGGATGGTGGTGATGAGAACCCCAAAGGTGGCAACCATGGCAGCAGTGGCAACAACCAGGATAGCAGCGATAGTGACAACGAAGGAGACAATGAAGGCAGTGATGATGAAGATAATGACGGCAACGAAGGCGACAATGAAGGCAGTGATGATGATGGCAATGAAGGTGACAATGAAGGCAGCGATGATGATGACAGAGACATCGAAGATTACAAGAATGACACTGATGACCCTGACAAGGATCAAGATAACAGCAACAATCAGGATGACTATGAGGATGAGGTAGAGAACATCTCTGAAGAAGACTCCtcagtggaggaggaagaagaaggcagtGAGGAAG acAGTGAACAAGAAGGCGAGGAGAGTGATAACGAGGAGGGAAGTGATAACAAGGAGGGAAGCGATGAGGAGGAAGGGCTCGATGAGGAGGAAGGGATTGAAGACTCAGAAGGAGGGGAAGACTCTGATGACTCTGACATGGAGGAGGTGCTTCAGGTCCAAAATGCTTGGGCCAACCCAGGGAAGAGGGGCAAAACTGGATAA
- the GPR173 gene encoding probable G-protein coupled receptor 173, which translates to MANTTGEPEEVSGALSPPSASAYVKLVLLGLIMCVSLAGNAILSLLVLKERALHKAPYYFLLDLCLADGIRSAVCFPFVLASVRHGSSWTFSALSCKIVAFMAVLFCFHAAFMLFCISVTRYMAIAHHRFYAKRMTLWTCAAVICMAWTLSVAMAFPPVFDVGTYKFIREEDQCIFEHRYFKANDTLGFMLMLAVLMAATHAVYGKLLLFEYRHRKMKPVQMVPAISQNWTFHGPGATGQAAANWIAGFGRGPMPPTLLGIRQNGHAASRRLLGMDEVKGEKQLGRMFYAITLLFLLLWSPYIVACYWRVFVKACAVPHRYLATAVWMSFAQAAVNPIVCFLLNKDLKKCLRTHAPCWGTGGAPAPREPYCVM; encoded by the coding sequence ATGGCCAACACAACTGGAGAGCCCGAAGAGGTGAGCGGCGCACTGTCCCCGCCATCAGCATCAGCATATGTGAAGCTGGTGCTGCTGGGACTGATCATGTGTGTAAGCCTGGCGGGCAACGCCATCTTGTCGCTGCTGGTGCTCAAGGAGCGTGCCCTGCACAAGGCTCCTTATTACTTTCTGCTGGACCTGTGCCTGGCCGACGGCATACGCTCTGCTGTCTGCTTCCCCTTTGTGCTGGCTTCTGTGCGCCACGGCTCCTCATGGACCTTCAGTGCACTCAGCTGCAAAATTGTGGCCTTTATGGCCGTGCTCTTTTGCTTCCATGCGGCCTTCATGCTGTTCTGCATCAGCGTCACCCGCTACATGGCCATCGCCCACCACCGCTTCTACGCCAAGCGCATGACACTCTGGACATGCGCAGCTGTCATCTGCATGGCCTGGACCCTATCTGTGGCCATGGCCTTCCCACCCGTCTTTGATGTGGGCACCTACAAATTTATCCGTGAGGAGGACCAGTGCATCTTTGAGCATCGCTACTTCAAGGCCAATGACACGCTGGGCTTCATGCTTATGTTGGCTGTGCTCATGGCAGCTACACATGCTGTCTATGGCAAGCTGCTCCTCTTCGAGTATCGTCACCGCAAGATGAAGCCAGTGCAGATGGTGCCAGCCATCAGCCAGAACTGGACATTCCATGGCCCTGGGGCCACCGGCCAGGCTGCTGCCAACTGGATCGCTGGCTTTGGCCGTGGGCCCATGCCACCAACCCTGCTGGGTATTAGGCAGAATGGGCACGCAGCCAGCCGGCGGCTGCTGGGCATGGACGAGGTCAAGGGTGAAAAGCAGCTGGGCCGTATGTTCTACGCGATCACactgctcttcttgctcctctGGTCACCCTACATTGTGGCCTGCTACTGGCGAGTGTTTGTGAAAGCCTGTGCCGTGCCCCACCGTTACCTGGCCACTGCTGTTTGGATGAGCTTCGCCCAGGCTGCTGTCAACCCGATCGTCTGCTTCCTGCTCAACAAGGACCTCAAGAAGTGCCTGAGGACTCACGCCCCCTGCTGGGGCACAGGAGGTGCCCCGGCTCCCAGAGAACCCTACTGTGTTATGTGA